In a genomic window of Helianthus annuus cultivar XRQ/B chromosome 10, HanXRQr2.0-SUNRISE, whole genome shotgun sequence:
- the LOC118482632 gene encoding uncharacterized protein LOC118482632, whose amino-acid sequence MLYGRKCRTPVCWGEVGTRGLAPTDIIRSTNEKIDMVRVHLKAAQDRQKLYADKRNRPIEFQVGDKVMLKVSPWKGIIRFRKRGKLSPRFIGPFRITERVGKVAYRLELPDELSGIHNTFHVSHLRKCLADETARIHYDDIEVDNSLNYAVKPIAILDRKEKSLRSKIINQVKVKWEHRKGADTTWESEEEMQRLYPKLFV is encoded by the exons atgttatatggtagaaagtgtcgaACCCCAGtgtgttggggagaagtgggaaCACGAGGATTAGCCCCTACTGATATAATCCGATCTACGAATGAGAAAATCGATATGGTCCGAGTTCACCTAAAAGCAGCTCAGGATCGACAAAAGTTGTATGCGGATAAGCGAAATAGGCCTATTGAGTTTCAAGTGGGCGATAAGGTAATGCTGAAAGTATCTCCGTGGAAAGGAATAATACGGTTTAGAAAAAGAGGGAAattgagcccaagatttattgggccattcagAATCACCgaacgggttggtaaagtagcATATCGTCTTGAACTACCCGATGAGTTAAGTGGGATTCATAacacattccacgtgtcacatctccgaaaatgtttggCAGATGAAACCGCTCGCATTCACtatgatgatatcgaggtggataacagtctCAACTATGCAGTTAAGCCAATTGCGATATTAGATCGTAAGGAGAAGAGTTTGAGGAGCAAGATAATTAACCAAGTGAAGGTTAAGTGGGAACACAGGAAGGGTGCGGATACCACGTGGGAATCCGAAGAAGAGatgcaacggctctaccctaAACTATTTG TGTAA